The Pyrenophora tritici-repentis strain M4 chromosome 10, whole genome shotgun sequence genome contains a region encoding:
- a CDS encoding PH domain containing protein, whose product MASPTTEMPSRSTTNRSDDDAVPGEDTSEVTKLFAERLQAWKHAVAYLEDYVTATEKTNHAHGKEYERVLKTVKDPLKEGHHFDQSLGGIAGMFENMRSNTQGLSNQHYETAKQLKGTILPIFDRLHTEIKNKSKELTKGAGKGSKAVDKARQQTQKHIELLGQYTATFDSHHGNLKATDDPYVISRGVNHRLHKQVQEENNNRQDLISVQNSFAQFEAHIIQTIQQGMTQFQTIMNTQAEQIKAAYTDMVGTAQRIPVDFEWNGFIQRNNNILIDPSAPARNAADISFPNQAHRATQPLISGSLEKRGKIMRSYDTNYYVITPAKFLHEYKTDDDVAKDPVPEMSLYLPDCIIGAVNGQKFNVKGKDVSKGKIGGAFSMTHEFAFKAHTPQAAAQWYEVIKQAAGTVTAEVPDASTPASPVTDDHVAGGAAQPAPLQTQGLEKTGTNTTQPGSAVPGSATAAPTSAVPGEPGKY is encoded by the exons ATGGCTTCCCCTACAACAGAGATGCCGTCGCGTAGTACCACGAACAGATCAGACGACGACGCCGTTCCAGGAGAAGATACCTCAGAG GTCACAAAGCTATTCGCGGAGCGATTGCAAGCGTGGAAGCATGCCGTGGCCTACCTCGAAGACTACGTTACCGCGACAGAGAAGACAAACCACGCACACGGCAAAGAGTATGAGAGGGTTCTAAAG ACTGTCAAAGACCCATTGAAGGAGGGTCACCACTTCGACCAATCGCTCGGCGGTATTGCAGGCATGTTTGAGAACATGCGATCCAACACCCAG GGCCTTTCCAATCAGCATTACGAAACAGCCAAGCAGCTTAAAGGCACCATCCTCCCCATCTTCGACCGTCTGCATACCGAGATCAAGAACAAAAGTAAGGAGCTTACAAAGGGAGCTGGCAAGGGTAGCAAGGCTGTCGACAAGGCTCGTCAACAAACACAAAAGCACATTGAGCTCCTTGGTCAGTACACGGCGACCTTTGACTCTCACCATGGCAACCTAAAGGCTACCGACGATCCCTATGTCATTTCACGTGGAGTCAACCACCGCCTACACAAGCAAGTTCAGGAGGAGAACAACAACCGACAAGACTTGATCAGTGTGCAGAACTCATTTGCGCAATTTGAAGCGCACATTATCCAAACAATCCAACAAGGAATGACTCAGTTCCAGACAATCATGAACACCCAGGCCGAACAGATTAAAGCTGCCTACACAGATATGGTGGGCACCGCTCAACGCATCCCCGTAGACTTTGAGTGGAACGGCTTCATCCAGCGCAACAACAACATCCTCATCGACCCTTCGGCTCCAGCACGCAATGCAGCAGACATTAGCTTCCCCAATCAAGCCCACCGTGCCACGCAGCCACTCATTTCCGGTTCGCTCGAGAAGAGGGGCAAGATCATGCGCTCATACGACACAAACTACTATGTCATCACGCCGGCAAAGTTCCTGCACGAGTACAAGACTGACGACGACGTGGCTAAGGACCCAGTCCCGGAAATGTCCTTGTATCTCCCCGACTGTATCATCGGCGCTGTCAATGGCCAGAAGTTCAATGTCAAGGGCAAGGATGTGTCCAAGGGCAAGATTGGCGGTGCCTTTTCCATGACACATGAATTTGCTTTCAAGGCGCACACACCGCAGGCCGCAGCTCAGTGGTACGAGGTTATTAAACAGGCTGCTGGCACTGTTACCGCTGAGGTGCCTGATGCTAGTACGCCAGCTAGCCCTGTGACTGATGATCACGTCGCTGGTGGTGCAGCACAGCCTGCTCCTCTTCAGACACAGGGTCTGGAGAAGACTGGCACCAACACGACTCAGCCGGGATCCGCAGTACCCGGTAGTGCCACGGCTGCACCCACCAGCGCCGTGCCAGGCGAGCCAGGCAAATACTAG
- a CDS encoding SPS1, Serine-threonine protein kinase: protein MENYQKLEKVGEGTYGVVYKARDLTTKDQRIVALKKIRLEAEDEGVPSTAIREISLLKEMNDPNIVRLLNIVHADGHKLYLVFEFLDLDLKKYMEALPVSQGGRGKALPEGSGLAGQNLVMDDKMVKKFMMQLCQGVRYCHAHRVLHRDLKPQNLLIDKDCNLKLADFGLARAFGVPLRTYTHEVVTLWYRSPEILLGGRQYSTGVDMWSVGCIFAEMCTRKPLFPGDSEIDEIFKIFRILGTPNEQDWPGVTSFPDFKPSFPKWGRTDVANIVTNLDEVGLDLLDLLLVYDPAGRISAKQTVVHPYFGGMNGDTRHEYSNGYH, encoded by the exons ATGGAGAACTACCAGAAGTTGGAAAAGGTCGGAGAAG GAACTTACGGAGTTGTCTACAAGGCCCGAGACCTGACGACCAAAGACCAGCGCATTGTCGCATTGAAGAAGATCCGCCTGGAAGCCGAAGATGAGGGCGTGCCGTCGACTGCCATTCGCGAAATCTCGCTGCTCAAGGAAATGAACGACCCGAACATTGTCCGCCTCCTCAATATTGTACACGCCGACGGACACAAGCTGTACCTCGTCTTCGAATTCCTCGATTTGGATCTGAAGAAATACATGGAGGCGCTGCCCGTCAGTCAGGGTGGACGAGGCAAGGCGTTGCCAGAGGGCTCTGGTTTGGCTGGTCAGAATCTGGTCATGGACGACAAGATGGTGAAGAAGTTCATGATGCAGTTGTGCCAGGGTGTCAGGTACTGCCACGCTCACCGCGTGCTGCATCGCGATCTTAAGCCTCAGAATCTGTTGATCGACAAGGACTGCAATTTGAAGTTGGCGGATTTCGGTCTGGCGCGCGCCTTTGGTGTCCCGCTCAGAACATACACGCACGAG GTTGTTACGCTGTGGTACCGCTCTCCAGAGATTCTGCTCGGTGGCCGTCAATACTCTACTGGTGTCGACATGTGGTCTGTAGGCTGCATTTTCGCCGAGATGTGCACGCGCAAGCCTCTCTTCCCCGGCGACTCTGAAATTGACGAAATTTTCAAGATCTTCCG TATCCTCGGTACGCCCAATGAGCAGGACTGGCCTGGTGTCACATCTTTCCCCGACTTCAAGCCGTCCTTCCCCAAGTGGGGTCGGACGGATGTCGCAAACATTGTCACAAACCTCGATGAGGTCGGTCTCGATCTGCTCGATCTGCTCCTTGTATATGACCCTGCTGGCCGCATTTCGGCAAAACAGACCGTCGTACACCCTTACTTTGGTGGAATGAACGGTGACACGCGTCACGAATACAGCAACGGCTATCACTAA